A stretch of DNA from Candidatus Binatia bacterium:
CATTCAGAACGGGAATCAAGTTGAAAAACTGAAAGATCAACCCCACGTGACGGGCCCGCCAGGCAGCAAGCTGGTCCTCGTCCAACACATCCAAGCGGCGGCCGGCCACCCACACTTCGCCGGAACTCGGGCGATCGAGGCCCGCGAGCAAGTTCATCAATGTGGACTTGCCCGAACCCGACGGACCCATGAACGCCACAAAACAACCCGCCGGAATCTCCAACGACACGCGGTCGAGCGCACGGATCTCGTCCACCCCCCGCCGATACACGCGCGACACTTGCACGGTGCGCACCAGCGGCTCTGCACCATTCGGGTTCCAACTCATCGCAGGCGGGATTGTATCGTGACTTTTGGGTCCAAACGAGCCTCGCGATGTCCGTTGCTTTGCTGTCGTTTTCTCTGCACACTGAAGGGCAAGGCCCGAGGCGAGTGCAACGACCATGGACAGCCACAGTCGCACGACACCACCACAAACGCGCGAGTGGGTTGTTTACGATGAATACAGCCCTTGCCCGTATCTCCCCGGCCAGATTGCCCGCATGCCCTTGCGCTTGCCGGTGGAGCCGCTCTCGCGAGCGCAACTTTCACAGCGCCTCGAGGCGGGCGATCGGCGTCAAGGAGCTCTCCTGTACCGGCCCCGGTGCCCGGGCTGCCAGGCCTGCCAGGCCATCCGCCTGCCGGTGCGCGAATTCGTGCCCAATCGCACCCAACGCCGCATCTTCCGGAGGGGGAACCAATTGCTCGAAACTCGCGTGGCATTGCCGGTAGTGGACGCCGAACGGGTACGCTTGTACAACCGGCACAAAGTCGAGCGCCGCTTGCTGACCGCGGACGGACTGATCGACCGCCAATTGTACGAGGAGTTTCTCGTGGATACGTGCGCGGAAACTTTTGAGCTCAGTTACTGGCTCGATGGTCGCCTCGTCGGGGTGGCCATCACGGACCGCGCGGCCGACGCTCTCTCGGCCGTGTACTGCTACTACGACCCGTGCCTCGCACGCTTGAGCATCGGAACGTACTCGATCTTGAAGCAGCTCGAACTGTGCCGCGCGTGGGGCTTAGCCTACCTCTACCTCGGCCTCTACGTCGAAGGTTGCGCGACCATGGCGTACAAGGCCCGATTCCTCCCCCACGAGCGACTCATCCACGGCCGTTGGCGCCGGTTTTCGTCTTGAGCACGGATCCCGTGAGAGCGCGGCAGGCATTTCCAGCGGGAGTCGGGCCTGTGGCGGCCCCCGAGGGCGCTGGCGCCCACCGGCACTCCCTTCTGCAGACGGACCGCGACATCATCTAGCGAATCATTCGAGAATCATTCGGGGCGCCCACCTTTCTGCAGTCGCCGCAGGAGGGCTCACTGCACGGGGTCTCGAGAGCTCACTTTTGCACCCCTGCTCCTCAATCGGTAAAGAAGTCGGTTGTCTTGATTCGAGCCAATGCAGAAACCAGAACGAAGCACGAAGGGAGAAGACGACCATGCCGCTGTTCGAGTATCGGTGCTCGCAGTGCGAGCGAGTCTTCGAGGAGATCGTGCACGGCGAGGAGCGCGATCGCGTCGCTTGTCGTTACTGTGGAAGCACGCAACTAGAACGCTTGCTCTCCACGTTTGCCGTTAGCCGCGACAGCAGTACATTGGCCGCGAGCGAGCCAGGTCCGTGCGGAGCGTGCGGGGCGCCGCAGCGTGGCGCTTGCGCCATGGAAGGCGGCGAGTGGTAGGCCAATCCACACGCTCGCCGATTGCTTTGATCGGCATCGACACCGGCGGCACGTTCACGGACTTCGTTGCCCTCGTTGACGGTGATCTCCGGGTTCACAAGCTCCCGAGCACGCCCGCAAATCCGTCCTTGGCCGTGCTGGCCGGGCTGCGCGAACTTCTCGGGCATTCGCGCCCTTGCATCGTAACGTACAGCTCGACAGTGGCGACCAACGCTCTGCTGGAGCGCCGCGGGGCCCGTGTGGCGCTGCTGACGACAGCCGGCTTCGAAGACGTGATCGAAATTGGCCGGCAGAACCGCCCGGACCTGTACGACCCTGAACCGCGCCGCCCGGAACCACTCGTGCCACGATCCCTGCGCATCGGAGTGCGCGAGCGCATGCTGCATACCGGAAAGCCGTTGTTGCCCCTGACACGAGAGGCGGTGCAAGAAGCGCTAAAGCGCCTCCGCGGCTCGACGGCCGAGGCCGTAGCTATTTGCTTTCTGCACTCGT
This window harbors:
- the ate1 gene encoding putative arginyl-tRNA--protein transferase; translated protein: MDSHSRTTPPQTREWVVYDEYSPCPYLPGQIARMPLRLPVEPLSRAQLSQRLEAGDRRQGALLYRPRCPGCQACQAIRLPVREFVPNRTQRRIFRRGNQLLETRVALPVVDAERVRLYNRHKVERRLLTADGLIDRQLYEEFLVDTCAETFELSYWLDGRLVGVAITDRAADALSAVYCYYDPCLARLSIGTYSILKQLELCRAWGLAYLYLGLYVEGCATMAYKARFLPHERLIHGRWRRFSS